From a single Aquincola tertiaricarbonis genomic region:
- a CDS encoding LysR family transcriptional regulator, with protein MLSASHLSWLRSFEAAARRRSFTLAAQDLCVTQGAVSQQVKLLEEHLQRPLFVRGPRQLTLTPEGEQLAAVAHEAMSRLDAALAALRQDRQAPRTLVLSCPPSLALGWLARRLGDGRPAGLVMPVSLRAEFHRIDRARLQADGVDAAIRYDLGGHPGLHSHRFMDEWLLPVASPAFVAANPSLREGGPLRGDWLLHDLQPWDGAPPHAEWQHWLQHSGRACQGLAAGRGFNLLQLALSAALDGQGIAMGRATLVQDELRSGRLVQPFGPAVPAAAGYHLLAERDDAALQALREWLQQQGQAAAEAVRPWTEAR; from the coding sequence ATGCTGAGCGCCTCGCACCTGAGCTGGCTGCGCAGCTTCGAAGCGGCGGCCCGGCGGCGCAGCTTCACGCTGGCCGCGCAAGACCTGTGCGTGACGCAGGGCGCGGTGAGCCAGCAGGTCAAGCTGCTGGAAGAGCATCTGCAGCGGCCGCTGTTCGTGCGCGGCCCGCGGCAGCTCACGCTGACGCCCGAAGGCGAACAACTGGCCGCCGTGGCGCACGAGGCGATGTCGCGGCTGGACGCGGCGCTGGCCGCGCTGCGGCAGGACCGCCAGGCCCCGCGCACGCTGGTGCTGAGTTGCCCGCCCTCGCTGGCACTGGGCTGGCTGGCGCGCCGGCTGGGCGACGGCCGGCCGGCGGGCCTGGTCATGCCGGTCTCGCTGCGGGCCGAGTTCCACCGCATCGACCGCGCGCGGCTGCAGGCCGATGGCGTGGACGCCGCCATCCGTTACGACCTGGGGGGGCACCCCGGCCTGCACAGCCACCGCTTCATGGACGAATGGTTGCTGCCGGTGGCGTCACCCGCGTTCGTGGCGGCGAATCCTTCGCTGCGCGAGGGTGGCCCGCTGCGCGGCGACTGGCTGCTGCACGACCTGCAGCCCTGGGACGGCGCGCCGCCACATGCCGAGTGGCAGCACTGGCTGCAGCACAGCGGCCGCGCGTGCCAAGGGCTGGCCGCCGGCCGCGGCTTCAACCTGCTGCAGCTGGCGCTGTCGGCCGCGCTCGACGGCCAGGGCATCGCGATGGGCCGGGCCACCCTGGTGCAGGACGAACTGCGCAGCGGCCGCCTGGTGCAGCCCTTCGGCCCCGCCGTGCCGGCTGCCGCCGGCTACCACCTGCTGGCCGAGCGCGACGACGCGGCGCTGCAGGCGCTGCGCGAGTGGCTGCAGCAACAGGGCCAGGCGGCCGCCGAGGCGGTGCGGCCTTGGACCGAGGCCCGCTGA
- a CDS encoding LysR family transcriptional regulator: MLADPLDGVAVFVETVRAGSFARAAEHLSVTRSAVGKTIARLEERLQVRLFHRSTRSLSLTEDGRLYHESCQRALDLLGAAESLLESGRKDVTGRLRVTAPVLFGRRCVAPVLLAWAARHPALELELSFSDRSMDLFADGFDLAVRMGPLKPDGALRARRLVGMRKLLCAAPAYLQRRGTPQQIDELHAHEHLVYRRGEYVQPLQFETAQGLVELVPRGRIRLDDLSAIVDAAVAGLGLAWVPTWLVHQELAAGQLVPLLTQHLSTPMEMHAVWAAHAPMPLRLRQAVDELVEALPGRVPAP, encoded by the coding sequence ATGCTGGCAGACCCCCTGGACGGCGTCGCCGTCTTCGTCGAAACCGTACGCGCCGGCAGCTTCGCCCGCGCGGCGGAGCACCTGTCCGTCACCCGCTCGGCCGTCGGCAAGACGATCGCGCGGCTGGAAGAGCGGCTGCAGGTGCGGCTGTTCCACCGCTCCACCCGCTCGCTCAGCCTGACGGAGGACGGCCGCCTGTACCACGAGAGCTGCCAGCGCGCGCTGGACCTGCTGGGCGCCGCCGAATCGCTGCTGGAGTCGGGCCGCAAGGACGTGACCGGCCGCCTGCGGGTGACGGCGCCGGTGCTGTTCGGCCGCCGCTGCGTGGCGCCGGTGCTGCTGGCCTGGGCCGCGCGGCACCCGGCGCTGGAGCTGGAGCTGAGCTTCAGCGACCGGTCGATGGACCTGTTCGCCGACGGCTTCGACCTGGCGGTGCGCATGGGCCCGCTCAAGCCCGACGGTGCGCTGCGCGCACGCCGCCTCGTGGGCATGCGCAAGCTGCTGTGCGCCGCGCCGGCCTACCTGCAGCGCCGCGGCACGCCGCAGCAGATCGACGAACTGCATGCGCATGAACACCTGGTGTACCGGCGCGGCGAGTATGTGCAGCCGCTGCAGTTCGAGACGGCGCAGGGCCTGGTGGAGCTGGTGCCGCGCGGCCGCATCCGGCTGGACGACCTGTCGGCCATCGTCGATGCGGCGGTGGCCGGCCTGGGCCTGGCATGGGTGCCGACCTGGCTGGTGCATCAGGAACTCGCCGCCGGGCAGTTGGTGCCCTTGCTCACGCAGCACCTGTCCACGCCGATGGAAATGCACGCCGTGTGGGCGGCCCACGCCCCGATGCCGCTGCGCCTGCGGCAGGCGGTGGACGAACTCGTGGAGGCGCTGCCCGGCCGGGTGCCGGCCCCTTAG
- a CDS encoding D-serine ammonia-lyase encodes MPAITAAPTDPTAADAAHEALMDALERQQPVLLTQDHRAADGRPGRFWGTRPIGMAEMQAAADRFTRFRPVLQRLFPELQASGGVIESPLQPVPALQRQLGLDAAHGALFVKADHGLPVAGSIKARGGLHEVLEFAERLARQLGLVSGSDLSPLAGAAAHRAFADYQVAVGSTGNLGLSIGVIASALGFRAVVHMSADAKEWKKQRLRRRGVTVVEHAGDYAAAVAAGRREAEANPRAHFVDDEDSLSLFLGYSAAALHLREQLAAAGRPVDAAHPLFVYIPCGVGGAPGGIAFGLALLFGPHVHCFFAEPTASPCFLLALQRDDGHVPSVYELGLDNRTEADGLAVPRASERAVQVVRPSLGGVFTVADDTLFRHLARARQAEGLRIEPSAAAGFDGPGRLLHTAEGQRYLQRHRLTAQMPQATHVVWTTGGLFVPDEEYERFLARGLRLG; translated from the coding sequence ATGCCTGCCATCACTGCCGCCCCGACCGACCCCACCGCCGCCGACGCCGCGCACGAGGCCTTGATGGACGCGCTGGAGCGCCAGCAACCGGTGCTGCTGACGCAGGACCACCGGGCCGCCGACGGCCGGCCGGGCCGCTTCTGGGGCACGCGGCCGATCGGCATGGCCGAGATGCAGGCGGCGGCCGACCGCTTCACCCGCTTCCGCCCGGTGCTGCAGCGCCTGTTCCCGGAACTGCAGGCCAGCGGCGGCGTCATCGAATCGCCGCTGCAGCCGGTGCCGGCGCTGCAGCGCCAGCTGGGGCTGGACGCCGCGCATGGCGCGCTGTTCGTCAAGGCCGACCACGGACTGCCGGTGGCCGGCTCCATCAAGGCCCGCGGCGGCCTGCACGAGGTGCTGGAGTTCGCCGAACGGCTGGCCCGCCAGCTGGGCCTGGTGTCGGGCAGCGACCTGTCGCCGCTGGCCGGCGCGGCGGCGCACCGGGCCTTTGCCGATTACCAGGTGGCCGTGGGATCCACCGGCAACCTGGGGCTGAGCATCGGCGTCATCGCCTCGGCGCTGGGCTTTCGCGCGGTGGTGCACATGTCGGCCGATGCCAAGGAATGGAAGAAGCAGCGCCTGCGGCGGCGCGGCGTGACGGTGGTGGAGCATGCCGGCGACTATGCCGCAGCCGTGGCCGCCGGTCGCCGCGAGGCTGAAGCCAACCCACGGGCCCACTTTGTGGACGATGAGGATTCGCTGTCGCTGTTCCTCGGCTACAGCGCCGCCGCCCTGCACCTGCGCGAGCAACTGGCCGCGGCCGGCCGGCCGGTGGATGCGGCGCATCCGCTCTTCGTCTACATCCCCTGCGGCGTGGGCGGCGCGCCGGGGGGTATCGCCTTCGGGCTGGCGTTGCTGTTCGGGCCGCATGTGCATTGCTTCTTTGCCGAGCCCACGGCGTCGCCCTGCTTCCTGCTGGCGCTGCAGCGCGACGATGGCCACGTGCCCAGCGTGTACGAGCTGGGCCTGGACAACCGCACCGAGGCCGATGGCCTGGCCGTGCCCCGCGCTTCGGAGCGGGCGGTGCAGGTGGTGCGCCCCTCGCTGGGCGGCGTGTTCACCGTGGCCGATGACACGCTGTTCCGGCATCTGGCGCGCGCCCGGCAGGCCGAGGGCCTGCGCATCGAGCCCTCGGCCGCGGCGGGCTTCGATGGGCCCGGCCGGCTGCTGCACACCGCCGAAGGCCAGCGCTACCTGCAGCGCCATCGGCTGACGGCACAGATGCCGCAGGCCACGCACGTGGTGTGGACCACGGGCGGCCTGTTCGTGCCGGACGAGGAGTACGAGCGCTTCCTGGCGCGCGGGCTGCGCCTGGGCTAA